TTACATCCGGCCTATATTTAATTGTTATGCATCCAAAGTCCGGAAGACCTGTCATAGGGCATACGGATGTGAACTCAGGTTGTTTTATTACAATATCAATATCCCTTTGGCCCTTATATTTATACTCCATGGCGGTCAGGATGTCTGTTTTCACTATATCCGGCTTGTCTGTCTTATAGCTGACCTGTTTTTTCGGCATACTGCAAGTACCTCGTTTTAATATGAAATTTGTTAGGTGTTAAGTATATGATTAAACAGGCAATTGTTTTAACCTAACACCTAACACTTTACACTTAACACCTGATGAATTCGGTTTTTTACGAATTCATCAGTATTAATAGAAAATATAATGCCTGCTGTCAATCAGACTATGAGACCGGCCATCAAATAGCTTGACACAAATAATACTTTCTGCTAACAAATTAATATTATTGATAAAAAAACTATCAGCAAAAGGATATTTAAAATGAGCTCTTCAATTGATGAACAAATTCTAAGGGCGTCCAAGGAAATAGTTGTCAAATTCATAGAAGCGGGAAGAATCTCTCCAGTCGGCTTTTCTGAACTTTTCAAAACCATTTATTACGCGATCAAAGAAACCGTTAATGGCCGGGAAAAAGTGGAAACCGGTAAAGATAAATAGAGACCTGCCATTACCATGTCAAACCTGATTGCCGTTCAATTTTCCTTTGCAAAGCACTTTTAAATGCCGGCTCAATGCCGTATAAAATCAGCCTTTTCTTTGCTCTGGTAATACCGGTATATATTATCTCCCGGGTCAACAATCTGTGCTTTTCATTATCCGGCAGCACAAGCAGCACATCATCAAATTCCGTCCCCTGACTTTTGTGCACTGTCACGGCAAAGCCTGGTTCCCATTTCGGCAAAAAATCCATGTCAAAAAAGCCATAGGAGCTGAATCGTTTAAAAAACACCCTGTAATTCCCATCAACATTTTTAATTATAACGCCAACATCTCCGTTAAAAAGTTTTTTTGAATAATTGTTTTGAGTGATCATTATAATAGCGCCACTAAAAATATCATTACGCATTCTTGTCAGAGGCTCCAGCTCAAAACTCAGATATTGAGCTATTATGCTGTTTATCCAGGAACAACCGTAAACCCCTTTGCGCAGGAGGGTTAAAATCCTTGCCTTTTCAATTTTGCTGAAAATCTGATCAAGAATATTCTGCTCATCATCTGAAGATGCAAGGCTGTCAGCATCAAACTTAACAGCTTCAAGTATCAATTCTTTATATGATTTATTATCTTTATTTATTCTGCCTGAATAATGATGCTCAACCCACAGCCTGAGCTGCTTCTTCCATCTGTTTATATTGTCGCTTGGCAGAACAAATGCCCAGCTATCCTGTTTAAGCAACAAGGCGGAATCAAAAGAAACCGGCGAGTATTCAGGGCATTTGCCCTGGTTGATCTGTTTTGCCAAATGCAGAAGATTGGCGCCTGATCGATAAACCTTTTTTAAAACTATTAATCGGTCTTTGAATATATTATCTTCTGTTTCGTCAGGAATCATTTCCGCAAAAACCGCTCCAGCCTCAACCGAAGGAAGCTGATCTTTATCTCCCAATAAAATAAGCCTTGTTTTTGCGGGATCTATTGCGCGCAAAAACCTTTCCATCATGACAACATCCACCATGGAAACTTCATCCACAATGACAACCGATGCCGGCAAGGGATTTGTATCCCTGTAATGGAAGTCATGAGAACCGGTTTTATATCGCAATATTCTGTGCAGCGTGCTCCCTGTCAGATTTAACAGTTCAATATCCTCGGGACATGGAATTTTGATGGAATTAATCTGGCTGTGAATAGCCTCGGTCATTCTTTGAGCCGCCCTGCCGGTCGGAGCAGCCAGTATAATCTGTTTTGCTTCAATTCCAGCGCGCACAAAACAGCGAAGAATATTCACCATAACAGAGGTTTTGCCAGTTCCAGGCCCACCTGATATAATGGAAAACTGTGAACCAAGCGCAAGCCTGATAGCTTTAACCTGGTCTTGATCCTTTTCAACCAGTTCCCTTAAAATCTCATTTTCCTTTTTGCCGGATAATTTACAAGGCTCTTTTGTTTGTAAAAAAGCCCTGAGCCTGTGCTTGAGCCTGGTTTCATGAAAAAAGAACTTCTGGAAATAAAGAAGCTTTTTCTCTTTGGTCTCATAGAAAATAATAGGCAGATAGGTATCGATGTTTTTTGCAATGAGATTATCATATCTGTTTTCCGCGAGATTTGACAAAAATTGAGCGGAAATCTGTTTTGCTTTTTTGCTTTCCATAAAGGGTTGCAGTTTGTCAGACAGAGAATTTTTATCTATATTAAGGCAGAGACTCCCCTCCTGCAAAGCAGAAAACATGGCCGTCAAAACCGCAGAAAGAGGCAAATCGTTTTGATAACCACCTAATTCACAAAGATCTCTGATGGTCATAAAATCAAGCTCAGAAAGCTCGGTGTCGTCAAAAAATTTATACATCTTTTGCAACTTCCTGTTCCATCCCTTCCAAATCTCCTAATTGACCCGCAGGAATGTAAAAGATACCATTCCCCTTTCCGGTTCCCATGCCACGCAAATAAAAATAAAATATTCCGCCAAAATCTTTTGCAGGATCAAACCTGTTGTTTAAGCTTTGCTTTAGCCAGCGCAAAACCGCGATGGTGTATAATCTGTATTGGAGATCATAACCCACGCTCTTCATGTTAATCGCCATGGAACCATGATCATAGCCGTTTTCAAGATAGTTGGATTTCCAGTCCGCTATATAAAATTTATTATTGTATCGGAAAACCATATCCACAGAGCCCCTTATAAAGCCGTTTTCAGTCGCGCAATCAGGAATTGTTTCATCCTTACCAGCTGACAGCGCAAAAGGATAGATAAACTCCACTTCATGAATCCGGTCCTCATTCCCGATCCTGCCAAGAATAAATTCATCATCGACAATGCTTATTGGCGTTGTAAGGGTATTTTTTATAACCCGGCAGATGTTATATGCCCAGCGCTCCTCTACGCGGTATATCTCCATCTGTTTCAAAATAATATCCCCTGTTTCAGGATCATCCAGTAAAGAGCGAACCTTATCCTGCGCCGCGTCCATTTTTTCAACAGCATGCGTAAAATCAATATGCTCTAATATATTATGAAACATAGAGCCTGTTTCGGTTCCGCCGGGCATTTCGTCAGGGATTATGCCGGCAGGCACAATATCCGTTTTTTGCAAACCAAAGCTTTCGTCATCCTCTTTGGATTTTTCATCTGCAAGTTGAAACCCTGTTGTTTGCTCGCCTCCTTTATGCATGAGGAAAATTTTATCGTGCAGACTTGTAAAGGACTCCAACCTGATTTTTTTATACCTGTAATTTCTTGTGTGAGGGAAAAGATCTGCTTGATCTTTTATCTGTATTTCAGGAAGATATGATTGATTATCCGGCTTTATTTTATCATCTGCAAAATAATGATCATCCGGCGTAAGCCATAAAATACTTTTATTTTCATCATCTTTGGGGAAAGCCTTTTCCATGGCAGGAGAAAGCAGGCTGCATACCGGCCCAACCCATTGCTGTTTTTTAGTATGGGGATAATATGGAAGATAAAGTTTGTGCTCAGCCCTGGTGGAAGCAACATAATAAAGACGTTTGTCTTCATCTGTTTTTTCAAGAAGATGTTTTTCCTTTCCACTTTGGCCTTTTTGGCCGCCTTGACCATTTTGGATTGAAAGATCGATTGTCTTAATTGCCTTAGACAGGTCATTTTCTTCCACGATCTTGTGATATATATAACAATTATCAGAACCAGCAGATCTTTGAGTTAATCCACCGGCAATAAAAACTATTGGAAATTGAAGCCCCTTGCTGACATGCATGGTCATTATCCGGACCTTTTCCTCCTCGGTTTCAATTTGATGAATATCAGCATCCTGATCAGCGCGAACCGTATCTTTTCTGTAGCCATCAAGTAACGAAGTCAGCTGCCTGAAATCCATATTTTTCAGATAGGCTGTTTGTTCCAGATACTCAAATATTTGCCGGTAATTTGTGTATTCCCTTTCCCAGAAAACTTTTTCAGCCTCGCGAAAAAGCAAACCTGAATCATTTATAAGTGACTGGAAAAGAAGACTTAAGTCGCGTGACAATGCATATTCATTCCATTTGAAAAGCATTTGTTTTAATGGATGCGAATGAGGCAACTTTTCATAAGCATTCAATGCAGCAGGTTTAAATCTAAAAAAAGGGGTTAAAAGCGCCCTTTTTACATCCGTGCTGTTAACAGGATCCAGGATTGCGTGAAAAATCATGCTTAAATAAAAGGCTTCATCAGATTGGAAAAGACCGGGTTTTTTATAATACGTATATGGGATTGCAAGGCTGGAAAGCTCTGATTCTATTAAAGGCACATCAGATTTAGCGCGAACAAGGATGCAGATATCGCCAAAACTCAGCCTCTTTTCTTCTTTCCCCTTTTGAACCAGTTTGATATTGGCAAAGGAAATTAGATGCTGGATTTCTTTGGCAATAAACTTTGCAAGTTGCAGCCTGGCAAGACTGTGGGATGATGCCTTGCTGAAGTCCACAATGTTCAACACGCCGCGCTTAGACTCGTCTAAGCTTAATAATGTCAGGTTGTCCTTTTTTTCCGGATAAGTCGCATACTGATAACATATATCGAATTTGCCTGCCTGGTTTCCGGGCTTAAACCATTCCTGTCTGCCGAACAGGCTGTTAAACGCGTTTATTAGTTCAGGTTGTGAGCGCCAGTTGATATCCAAAGAATATAAATTAGCTTTCTGCTGTTTTGACAATTCCTCTATTTCATTTTTCGCATCAAGATAGGCAAAAACATCCGCCCCGCGAAATGAATAGATAGCCTGTTTTGGATCGCCGACAAGAAACAGGCTGTTTCCGGGATTTACTT
This region of Anaerolineae bacterium genomic DNA includes:
- the recD gene encoding exodeoxyribonuclease V subunit alpha — its product is MYKFFDDTELSELDFMTIRDLCELGGYQNDLPLSAVLTAMFSALQEGSLCLNIDKNSLSDKLQPFMESKKAKQISAQFLSNLAENRYDNLIAKNIDTYLPIIFYETKEKKLLYFQKFFFHETRLKHRLRAFLQTKEPCKLSGKKENEILRELVEKDQDQVKAIRLALGSQFSIISGGPGTGKTSVMVNILRCFVRAGIEAKQIILAAPTGRAAQRMTEAIHSQINSIKIPCPEDIELLNLTGSTLHRILRYKTGSHDFHYRDTNPLPASVVIVDEVSMVDVVMMERFLRAIDPAKTRLILLGDKDQLPSVEAGAVFAEMIPDETEDNIFKDRLIVLKKVYRSGANLLHLAKQINQGKCPEYSPVSFDSALLLKQDSWAFVLPSDNINRWKKQLRLWVEHHYSGRINKDNKSYKELILEAVKFDADSLASSDDEQNILDQIFSKIEKARILTLLRKGVYGCSWINSIIAQYLSFELEPLTRMRNDIFSGAIIMITQNNYSKKLFNGDVGVIIKNVDGNYRVFFKRFSSYGFFDMDFLPKWEPGFAVTVHKSQGTEFDDVLLVLPDNEKHRLLTREIIYTGITRAKKRLILYGIEPAFKSALQRKIERQSGLTW
- a CDS encoding 3'-5' exonuclease, which translates into the protein VNPGNSLFLVGDPKQAIYSFRGADVFAYLDAKNEIEELSKQQKANLYSLDINWRSQPELINAFNSLFGRQEWFKPGNQAGKFDICYQYATYPEKKDNLTLLSLDESKRGVLNIVDFSKASSHSLARLQLAKFIAKEIQHLISFANIKLVQKGKEEKRLSFGDICILVRAKSDVPLIESELSSLAIPYTYYKKPGLFQSDEAFYLSMIFHAILDPVNSTDVKRALLTPFFRFKPAALNAYEKLPHSHPLKQMLFKWNEYALSRDLSLLFQSLINDSGLLFREAEKVFWEREYTNYRQIFEYLEQTAYLKNMDFRQLTSLLDGYRKDTVRADQDADIHQIETEEEKVRIMTMHVSKGLQFPIVFIAGGLTQRSAGSDNCYIYHKIVEENDLSKAIKTIDLSIQNGQGGQKGQSGKEKHLLEKTDEDKRLYYVASTRAEHKLYLPYYPHTKKQQWVGPVCSLLSPAMEKAFPKDDENKSILWLTPDDHYFADDKIKPDNQSYLPEIQIKDQADLFPHTRNYRYKKIRLESFTSLHDKIFLMHKGGEQTTGFQLADEKSKEDDESFGLQKTDIVPAGIIPDEMPGGTETGSMFHNILEHIDFTHAVEKMDAAQDKVRSLLDDPETGDIILKQMEIYRVEERWAYNICRVIKNTLTTPISIVDDEFILGRIGNEDRIHEVEFIYPFALSAGKDETIPDCATENGFIRGSVDMVFRYNNKFYIADWKSNYLENGYDHGSMAINMKSVGYDLQYRLYTIAVLRWLKQSLNNRFDPAKDFGGIFYFYLRGMGTGKGNGIFYIPAGQLGDLEGMEQEVAKDV